One region of Paenibacillus polymyxa M1 genomic DNA includes:
- a CDS encoding ISL3 family transposase, which produces MDILNLSKFNILSISENEFDFLIQVVTNSPPLACPHCGCIANLYKHDSREQICMDLPIHGKRVGLLIKRQRYRCRDCNRTFWEHLNHTIDEKRNCTKRLLSYIEKQSLKRTFVSISEDVGLHEKTIRNIFRDYINRLKETLRFETPNWLGIDEIHIIKPRCVLTNIEEHTLLDVLPNRNKETVVGYLSRLPNRGQIRYVTMDMWQPYKDAVRAILPKALIIVDKFHVVRMANQALETIRKQLRDGLSPRERRGLMHDRFILLKRRIELTEMDKITLDLWTKNHPSLGTAYDLKESYFDIWECDSRQTAFLKYHEWKVKIPTELQSAFEPLTKAMKNWEQEIFAYFDHRITNAYTESLNSLVRVINRLGRGYSFEALRAKILFTEGLKKQRKPKYQRRFDSYDLQEENFPMLNMPPVGVVREPEEIILLGIDFSTLIEKLEKDQL; this is translated from the coding sequence ATGGATATTCTAAATCTTTCAAAATTCAACATCCTAAGTATTAGTGAGAATGAATTTGATTTTCTAATACAAGTGGTGACGAACTCTCCACCTTTGGCTTGCCCTCATTGTGGGTGCATAGCCAACCTCTACAAACACGATAGCAGGGAACAGATCTGCATGGACTTGCCTATTCACGGCAAGCGTGTAGGCCTTCTTATCAAGCGTCAGAGGTATCGCTGTAGAGACTGCAATCGAACCTTTTGGGAACACTTAAACCACACCATAGACGAAAAGCGAAACTGCACCAAACGATTATTGTCTTATATAGAGAAGCAAAGCCTTAAACGCACATTTGTCAGCATATCCGAGGATGTTGGATTGCATGAAAAAACGATACGTAACATCTTTCGTGATTACATTAATCGTCTTAAAGAAACGCTTCGATTTGAAACTCCTAATTGGCTTGGGATTGACGAAATACACATTATTAAGCCAAGATGCGTTTTAACCAACATTGAGGAACATACTTTGTTAGACGTTTTGCCCAATCGTAACAAGGAAACCGTTGTAGGCTACCTCTCACGCCTTCCAAATCGAGGACAAATACGATACGTCACAATGGATATGTGGCAGCCATATAAGGACGCCGTGAGGGCTATATTGCCAAAAGCTCTTATCATCGTCGATAAGTTTCACGTTGTCCGTATGGCAAACCAAGCGTTAGAAACCATTCGTAAGCAGCTCCGAGACGGATTATCGCCAAGAGAGCGCCGCGGGCTGATGCACGACCGTTTTATCCTCCTAAAACGCCGTATAGAGCTTACAGAGATGGATAAGATTACGCTTGACCTTTGGACAAAAAATCATCCTTCTCTCGGCACTGCTTATGACTTAAAGGAATCATATTTCGATATTTGGGAATGTGATAGCAGACAGACGGCATTCCTTAAATACCACGAATGGAAAGTTAAAATACCAACTGAACTGCAATCCGCTTTTGAACCACTTACAAAGGCTATGAAGAACTGGGAACAGGAAATATTCGCCTACTTCGACCATCGCATTACAAACGCTTATACGGAATCTCTAAACAGCCTTGTTCGAGTCATTAATCGTTTAGGCAGGGGATACTCTTTTGAAGCCCTACGAGCCAAGATACTCTTTACAGAGGGACTTAAAAAGCAACGTAAGCCTAAGTACCAGAGGCGGTTTGATAGCTACGATCTACAGGAGGAAAACTTCCCGATGCTTAATATGCCACCTGTTGGAGTTGTTCGTGAGCCAGAAGAAATAATCTTGCTGGGAATCGATTTTTCCACCTTGATCGAGAAATTGGAGAAGGATCAGCTATAA
- a CDS encoding MFS transporter: protein MIKLTALFFLIMFVIGTDTFLISPLIPTLQSLFHIPTEYSGWMVGSYALGYAIFALIAGPLSDGWDRKKVMLAGMVCFSVSTMLCGFATGFWSMFFFRFLAGVSAAFTAPQVWASIPALFPTSKIAKVSGIVMAGLAASQAFGIPIGSLLASTHWYYPFFTIGACALLVAVFIFYALPKMKPNQGQKTKTPVFSRYIPLLNSRMARKAFLAHFLFQCGFFAAFSFIGKWVTDRFHLSIDQAGYVMFFLGLGNIVGSFGGAYVIKTLNRFNTLVVGFLVSIICFIFLPLLPSVAAFESVYFFIFVNMGIAFPLILGMLNSLNPTIRGTISSLANSIMYAATTLGSWIAGLIYATFNGFSAVGMFAAICFAGSLLSFIFSGILTSHAKTKKELAS, encoded by the coding sequence ATGATCAAATTAACTGCTTTATTTTTCCTCATCATGTTTGTTATCGGTACGGATACGTTTTTGATTTCTCCGCTCATCCCCACTCTTCAGAGCTTGTTTCATATCCCGACTGAATATTCCGGTTGGATGGTGGGGTCTTATGCTTTAGGTTATGCCATTTTTGCACTGATTGCTGGACCGCTTTCCGATGGATGGGACCGCAAAAAAGTAATGCTTGCCGGCATGGTATGCTTCTCGGTTTCAACCATGTTATGCGGCTTTGCCACAGGTTTTTGGTCAATGTTCTTCTTCCGTTTTTTAGCCGGAGTCAGCGCAGCATTTACGGCGCCTCAAGTCTGGGCCTCGATCCCTGCTCTGTTTCCAACGTCAAAAATCGCCAAAGTATCAGGAATCGTCATGGCAGGCTTGGCTGCTTCCCAAGCGTTCGGCATCCCTATTGGAAGTCTGCTTGCCTCAACCCATTGGTATTATCCTTTTTTTACAATCGGTGCATGTGCATTATTGGTAGCAGTATTCATCTTCTATGCTTTGCCCAAAATGAAACCAAATCAAGGCCAAAAAACCAAGACTCCGGTTTTCAGTAGATACATCCCACTATTGAATAGCCGAATGGCGAGAAAGGCTTTCCTCGCTCATTTCTTATTTCAATGTGGATTCTTTGCTGCCTTTTCTTTCATTGGAAAATGGGTGACGGATCGCTTTCACCTTTCAATTGATCAAGCGGGATACGTAATGTTTTTTCTTGGTCTTGGGAATATAGTCGGGAGCTTCGGCGGTGCCTATGTGATCAAAACGTTAAACCGTTTCAATACGCTGGTTGTAGGCTTTCTTGTCTCTATCATATGTTTTATTTTTTTGCCTCTCTTGCCGTCGGTTGCGGCTTTCGAAAGTGTTTACTTTTTCATATTCGTTAACATGGGGATCGCTTTTCCCCTAATATTGGGAATGCTGAATTCATTAAATCCGACCATCCGCGGCACGATCTCCAGCTTGGCCAATTCAATCATGTACGCTGCGACAACGCTCGGTTCTTGGATCGCAGGCCTGATTTACGCGACTTTTAACGGTTTTTCCGCCGTAGGCATGTTTGCGGCAATATGCTTTGCCGGTTCGTTGTTATCCTTTATATTCAGCGGTATTTTGACCAGTCACGCAAAAACAAAAAAGGAACTTGCATCATAA
- a CDS encoding ArsR/SmtB family transcription factor: MTTQKVINDELRVKIFKALADETRLDIIRALYASKKEMNCGEVGHIRDTTKSNTSYHLRALKEAKLIKVRKEAQTKYMSIDLETFQTYLPGFLDTL, translated from the coding sequence ATGACTACTCAAAAAGTAATAAATGACGAGCTCAGAGTCAAAATATTTAAGGCGTTAGCCGATGAAACAAGATTGGACATCATACGAGCTCTATACGCCAGCAAGAAGGAAATGAATTGTGGAGAAGTAGGACATATTCGCGATACTACGAAATCGAATACTTCGTATCACTTGCGTGCTTTAAAGGAGGCGAAATTGATCAAGGTACGAAAAGAAGCTCAAACGAAGTATATGAGCATCGATTTGGAGACATTTCAAACTTACTTACCTGGATTTCTGGATACGTTGTAG
- a CDS encoding ArsR family transcriptional regulator, with product MSHNVNAPYDVHVAYGPVFELLSSLHTFICRKAYKKTDLSSGWAEQVRGTLSPSLSALLESMEINTDWKVIYGFVCMLSDQGGIEEVVDRLESQTLPELKQQASAYGIPLSDDMENLRKLALQLLSGWNEEYFSHMDTRILSDLKLEAERRKREKNVYSSMEWVDRITNGFRFEPSAGLTQVLLVPQYHFQPMNIIYQFGSLLLCHYSAGVYVQEDDFLSPQEYRMIRSLGEKSRLKILKYLYQSQSPRTFIEIVRHLQLSKGITHDHIFKLRAAGFIHAHFDGETLLGYSARLAAVDEMQGSILGYMERI from the coding sequence ATGAGTCACAACGTGAATGCTCCTTACGATGTACATGTAGCATACGGACCGGTGTTTGAACTGCTCAGCAGCTTACACACTTTTATTTGCCGCAAGGCTTACAAAAAAACTGATTTATCATCCGGGTGGGCGGAACAAGTGCGTGGAACGCTGTCTCCAAGTCTGTCCGCGTTACTGGAGTCCATGGAAATCAATACAGATTGGAAGGTTATTTATGGATTTGTCTGTATGCTTTCTGATCAGGGGGGCATTGAAGAGGTCGTAGACCGCTTGGAAAGCCAGACTTTACCGGAATTAAAACAACAGGCATCAGCCTATGGGATTCCGCTGTCTGACGACATGGAGAACCTCCGTAAACTTGCTTTACAACTGCTATCCGGCTGGAACGAGGAGTATTTTAGTCACATGGATACAAGGATTCTCAGCGACCTGAAACTGGAAGCTGAACGCAGAAAGCGGGAGAAGAACGTATATAGCTCTATGGAGTGGGTGGATCGTATAACTAATGGATTCCGATTCGAGCCTTCCGCAGGACTAACGCAGGTGTTGCTGGTACCGCAATATCATTTTCAGCCGATGAATATTATTTATCAATTTGGCTCACTTTTGTTATGTCATTATTCAGCAGGAGTATATGTCCAGGAAGATGATTTTTTATCACCACAAGAATATCGTATGATTCGAAGTTTGGGGGAGAAGAGCAGGCTCAAGATTTTAAAATATTTGTACCAGAGCCAATCTCCGCGAACCTTTATTGAGATTGTACGTCATCTCCAGCTATCCAAGGGAATCACACACGATCATATATTTAAGCTCCGTGCCGCTGGCTTCATTCATGCACATTTTGATGGCGAAACATTGCTCGGCTACAGTGCACGGCTTGCAGCTGTGGATGAGATGCAAGGGAGTATCCTTGGCTACATGGAGCGAATATAG
- a CDS encoding ABC transporter substrate-binding protein — translation MLKKGIILLSSLLLASSTLLAACSNGGSDSTNNTTAQNNGDTQTTAIAQPLTSLVKASDMSKLPEVSKKRNDTIIVGLTDPAGVFTPYFNQSGYDGNVISQLWTPLVTVDEKGLPLPNLAKSWDISKDNLTYTFHLVPGTQFSDGSPLTAEDVAFTWTLIYDKAYPGDSQIRKLNIKGGRAYREGKAKQIDGIKVIDPQTISVTLEKPNALALTILGEYVLSKAYYGKDYKFGQLDYFKNLHGSPLGNGAYKLEKFIPGQEVRLEANDHFFKGKPKTKHFIYKTAEGDAWQFIETGDTDFASFTATQENIDKLKGLGFLNILPYTPSTYGYLQLNLENEKLKDKKVRQALTYGLDRKSIYVDAAQGAGAVANIPASPIFWSYTTDGINPYNYDPEQAKKLLDEAGWVEGSDGIREKNGQKLTIHLLTSKRPETDTFIALAAENYKAIGVDLQPEIFADFNAMVAKVEGKDYDLAAFSTAMLTDPSDGIEPFVNGEIKGYNNPKLKELYEKGLATTNIEERKKIYKELYVLLNDELPVIFTNYKKTVYAYNGRMEHVKVSPFIGLSGNLFEWSLK, via the coding sequence ATGTTGAAAAAAGGTATTATTTTACTTAGCAGTCTGCTTCTAGCGAGTTCTACCTTGCTGGCAGCTTGCTCTAACGGTGGATCGGATAGCACCAACAATACTACTGCCCAAAATAATGGGGACACACAGACAACTGCTATAGCGCAGCCATTAACAAGTCTGGTAAAGGCTTCTGATATGTCCAAATTGCCGGAAGTGTCTAAAAAAAGAAACGACACCATTATTGTCGGCCTGACTGACCCGGCCGGGGTATTCACTCCGTATTTTAATCAAAGCGGCTATGACGGCAACGTCATTTCGCAGTTATGGACTCCGCTGGTGACCGTAGACGAAAAAGGGCTTCCACTGCCCAATCTAGCGAAGAGTTGGGATATTTCCAAGGATAATCTGACGTATACGTTTCACTTGGTTCCCGGTACCCAATTCAGCGATGGCTCGCCTTTGACAGCAGAGGATGTCGCTTTTACCTGGACGTTGATCTATGACAAAGCTTATCCTGGCGACAGCCAAATTCGGAAGCTGAACATTAAAGGCGGTAGAGCCTACAGGGAAGGCAAGGCAAAGCAAATTGATGGAATTAAGGTAATCGATCCACAGACTATTTCAGTAACATTGGAAAAGCCGAACGCGCTGGCTCTAACCATTCTCGGTGAATATGTGCTGTCCAAAGCTTACTACGGCAAGGATTATAAGTTCGGACAGCTGGATTATTTTAAAAATCTGCATGGTAGCCCATTGGGGAATGGGGCATATAAGCTTGAAAAATTCATTCCCGGGCAAGAAGTTCGTCTGGAGGCGAATGATCACTTTTTTAAAGGCAAGCCGAAAACGAAACACTTCATTTATAAGACAGCGGAAGGTGATGCATGGCAATTCATCGAAACAGGTGATACCGATTTTGCTTCCTTTACCGCAACGCAGGAAAATATCGACAAGCTGAAAGGGCTTGGCTTTTTGAATATTCTTCCATATACCCCGAGCACCTACGGATATTTGCAACTCAATCTGGAAAATGAAAAGCTGAAGGATAAAAAGGTTCGTCAAGCATTGACCTATGGATTGGATCGCAAAAGCATTTATGTTGATGCAGCACAGGGAGCAGGGGCGGTCGCCAACATTCCGGCTTCTCCTATATTCTGGTCATACACGACCGATGGGATCAATCCATACAACTACGACCCGGAGCAAGCAAAAAAGCTGCTGGATGAAGCAGGCTGGGTAGAAGGCAGTGACGGCATCCGTGAGAAAAACGGTCAAAAGCTGACCATTCACTTGCTGACCTCTAAACGTCCGGAAACAGATACGTTTATTGCGCTTGCGGCTGAGAACTATAAAGCGATTGGTGTTGACCTGCAACCGGAAATCTTCGCAGATTTTAATGCGATGGTCGCTAAAGTAGAAGGCAAAGATTATGATCTCGCGGCCTTCTCGACAGCCATGCTGACAGACCCATCGGATGGAATTGAGCCATTCGTCAATGGTGAAATCAAGGGATATAACAATCCGAAGCTCAAAGAGCTCTATGAAAAAGGCTTGGCTACGACGAATATAGAAGAACGCAAGAAAATATATAAAGAATTATATGTGCTGCTAAATGATGAACTCCCTGTTATTTTCACCAACTACAAGAAGACAGTATATGCTTACAATGGTCGGATGGAACATGTAAAGGTCAGCCCATTCATTGGCTTGTCTGGTAATCTGTTCGAATGGTCCCTTAAATAA
- a CDS encoding ABC transporter permease — MSSFLTKRLSYMIIILLAASMMIFFLYAMTPGDFISGNLKLSPERKAELREIYGLNKPILERYGNWLGNALHGNFGYSLAQQKPVLTLFNEYIWNSFLLAIVSTFLTWLIAVIIGVVAAYKQYSWFDTLVMVLIFAAMSVPSFFIGLYLIKIAAVDLKWLPPGSMLNTGSNATGLEYVKEVLQHMTLPVIVMTLLGLGSLTRYFRSNMIDVIQQDYVRTARAKGLKERKVLFTHALRNALLPAITLVGFELPALFGGSLIIEKIFNWPGIGQLYMQSFSLRDYPLLMGFTMLIAILSVIGTLLSDILYRIADPRVKV, encoded by the coding sequence ATGAGCTCGTTTTTAACGAAAAGACTGTCGTATATGATTATTATTTTGTTGGCCGCTTCAATGATGATTTTTTTCCTGTATGCCATGACACCGGGAGATTTCATTAGCGGTAATCTGAAGCTATCGCCAGAGAGAAAGGCGGAGCTCAGGGAAATTTACGGGTTGAATAAGCCTATTCTTGAACGCTACGGAAACTGGCTAGGCAACGCGCTGCATGGTAATTTCGGCTATTCGCTCGCCCAACAGAAACCAGTGCTGACCTTGTTTAATGAATATATCTGGAACTCGTTCTTGTTAGCCATTGTATCGACTTTCCTGACCTGGCTGATTGCGGTCATTATTGGTGTAGTAGCTGCTTACAAGCAGTATTCATGGTTCGATACGTTGGTCATGGTGTTAATTTTTGCCGCGATGTCTGTTCCATCTTTTTTTATTGGACTATATCTAATCAAAATTGCGGCGGTCGATCTGAAGTGGCTGCCACCGGGCAGCATGCTTAATACGGGCAGTAACGCTACAGGCTTGGAGTATGTGAAGGAGGTTCTCCAGCACATGACCTTGCCGGTGATCGTAATGACACTGCTGGGATTGGGTTCGCTGACCCGCTACTTCCGCAGCAATATGATCGACGTGATCCAGCAGGACTATGTCCGCACAGCCCGTGCAAAGGGCTTAAAGGAAAGAAAGGTGCTTTTTACACACGCATTGAGAAATGCATTATTGCCTGCGATTACGCTCGTTGGCTTTGAATTGCCTGCGCTGTTTGGCGGATCTCTGATTATTGAAAAGATTTTTAACTGGCCCGGGATCGGTCAGTTGTACATGCAATCCTTTTCGCTTCGGGATTATCCGCTGCTTATGGGCTTTACGATGTTAATTGCCATATTGAGCGTGATCGGGACGCTGTTATCCGATATTTTGTATCGCATTGCTGACCCGCGTGTGAAAGTGTAG
- the opp4C gene encoding oligopeptide ABC transporter permease, whose translation MSSVSSNLSTSNSRLRTTAKSSMWQQALRQLFRNKLAMAGLLVVVFMFLLCFIGPLFSPYSDNKTNILIMNKAPNIHHWLGTDKLGRDVLTRVMQAGQISLTVGLASMVLSVFLGATLGVISAYFRGIADQIIMRIADLLLTIPSLPLLFIMGALLSDWKVPPDQRMYIVMLMLSLVNWPGIARMVRGQMLSLREREFMQAATVLGLSNRRKLFKHLLPNILPLLIVIATLNIGGAILSESVLSFFGLGVLPTTPTWGNMIDAANNVLDFQQRPWLWIPPGLSIFATVIAINIFGDGLRDVLDPKHKR comes from the coding sequence ATGTCATCCGTGAGCAGTAATTTGAGCACGAGCAACAGCAGACTGCGCACAACTGCCAAATCTTCAATGTGGCAGCAAGCGCTCCGGCAGCTGTTCAGAAACAAGCTTGCTATGGCTGGACTACTCGTCGTGGTATTTATGTTTTTGCTCTGTTTTATCGGTCCGTTATTTTCTCCTTATTCCGATAACAAAACGAACATATTAATAATGAACAAAGCGCCGAATATCCATCACTGGCTAGGAACAGACAAGCTGGGACGGGATGTGCTGACACGTGTGATGCAGGCAGGTCAAATTTCTCTTACTGTGGGTTTGGCTTCTATGGTGTTGTCTGTTTTTTTAGGAGCAACGCTAGGGGTTATATCCGCCTATTTTCGCGGAATTGCGGATCAAATCATTATGCGCATTGCCGATTTGCTGCTGACTATACCCAGTTTACCATTGCTATTTATTATGGGGGCGCTGTTATCTGACTGGAAGGTTCCGCCTGATCAACGGATGTATATCGTCATGTTGATGCTGAGTCTAGTCAACTGGCCGGGGATTGCACGGATGGTGAGAGGTCAGATGCTTAGTTTACGGGAACGTGAATTTATGCAAGCCGCGACGGTGCTAGGACTATCGAATCGCCGAAAGCTCTTTAAGCATCTGCTGCCGAATATTTTGCCGTTGCTGATCGTTATCGCTACATTGAATATTGGCGGAGCTATCTTGAGTGAATCTGTACTTAGCTTCTTTGGTCTTGGGGTGCTGCCCACGACACCGACTTGGGGCAATATGATTGATGCTGCCAACAATGTATTGGATTTTCAGCAACGACCTTGGTTGTGGATACCGCCAGGCCTGTCTATTTTTGCTACAGTCATCGCTATTAATATTTTTGGTGACGGGCTGCGGGATGTACTCGACCCGAAACATAAGAGGTAG
- a CDS encoding ABC transporter ATP-binding protein, with the protein MDNLLSIEHLSTHFYTEEGTVKAVDDISFRVKPGETVCIVGESGCGKSITAMSIMGLIQSPGGKVAGGSIRFEETDLLELSRNEMRTIRGHEISMIFQEPMSSLNPVMTIGEQLSEPLIEHLKMGRKQARKRALELVEQVGISRPEQILKSYPDELSGGMLQRIMIAIAVSCGPKLLIADEPTTALDVTIQAQILDMLREFKAQSNMSLMLITHDLGVVAEMADYVIVMYAGKIVEEGEVVQLFNHPKHPYTQGLLKSKPVLNQRQKELYSIPGQVPNPLELTTSCYFHDRCGHCMDICRIKEPTLKEVAAQQKASCWLYEEAVVHG; encoded by the coding sequence ATGGACAATTTACTTTCTATTGAACATTTAAGCACTCATTTTTATACAGAAGAAGGAACGGTCAAAGCGGTGGATGATATCAGCTTTCGCGTGAAGCCGGGGGAGACGGTATGCATTGTGGGTGAATCGGGCTGCGGCAAAAGTATTACCGCCATGTCGATCATGGGCCTGATTCAGAGTCCCGGTGGTAAAGTGGCAGGTGGAAGTATCCGTTTTGAGGAAACCGATCTGCTAGAGCTTAGTAGAAATGAGATGCGCACGATTCGCGGACATGAAATCTCCATGATTTTTCAGGAGCCGATGTCTTCATTAAATCCGGTTATGACCATTGGTGAACAACTGTCGGAGCCACTGATTGAGCACTTAAAGATGGGCCGAAAGCAAGCTCGCAAGCGGGCACTGGAGTTGGTTGAACAGGTCGGTATATCCCGACCGGAGCAGATATTAAAAAGCTATCCCGATGAACTGAGCGGAGGGATGCTGCAGCGCATTATGATTGCCATTGCTGTTTCTTGCGGTCCAAAGCTGCTTATTGCGGATGAGCCGACCACGGCACTGGATGTAACAATTCAGGCACAGATTCTCGACATGCTGCGTGAATTTAAAGCCCAGTCCAATATGTCGCTTATGCTGATCACCCATGATTTGGGTGTTGTTGCGGAGATGGCAGATTATGTAATTGTGATGTATGCGGGCAAGATCGTCGAGGAAGGCGAAGTGGTGCAGCTATTCAATCACCCCAAGCATCCCTATACACAAGGCTTGCTCAAGTCCAAACCGGTGCTTAATCAGCGCCAAAAGGAGCTGTATTCCATCCCTGGGCAGGTGCCTAATCCGCTAGAGCTGACGACGTCCTGTTATTTTCATGACCGCTGTGGGCATTGTATGGACATTTGTCGTATAAAGGAGCCTACATTAAAAGAAGTTGCAGCTCAGCAGAAAGCATCCTGCTGGTTGTATGAGGAGGCGGTTGTTCATGGCTGA